Proteins found in one Brevibacillus brevis genomic segment:
- a CDS encoding LytTR family DNA-binding domain-containing protein — MEDRLVPEVLQMIGEVLPDGVSIAISDGSQYLYYQPSSNIDLKITPGDLVPIGSATHQALMEMGKVGHQVESRIFGVPYYGLSLPLVRNGQVMGCITAIYPPQNVPLTNPEPRLSFLIGKGEDGWLPIPLTEIVYISSHEGKTLLHTASGSYANKYNMAELEYMLPKERFVRCHRSYFVNMESIGFIHPHFHSTFLLEMKDKQKTRVPVSQSYASSFRQLLGF, encoded by the coding sequence ATGGAGGACAGATTGGTTCCAGAGGTGCTGCAAATGATTGGGGAAGTCTTGCCGGACGGGGTATCGATTGCGATCTCGGACGGCTCACAATACTTGTACTATCAACCGAGTTCCAATATTGACTTGAAAATTACGCCAGGGGATCTCGTTCCCATTGGCTCGGCTACACATCAAGCGCTCATGGAAATGGGAAAAGTGGGGCATCAGGTGGAAAGTCGTATTTTTGGCGTGCCGTACTACGGACTCTCGCTTCCATTAGTGCGAAATGGTCAGGTCATGGGCTGTATTACCGCCATCTATCCACCTCAAAACGTTCCGCTCACAAATCCGGAGCCGCGTCTATCGTTTTTGATCGGAAAAGGGGAGGACGGCTGGCTGCCCATACCATTAACGGAGATCGTCTATATCAGCTCTCATGAAGGAAAAACGCTTCTGCATACGGCTAGCGGATCATATGCGAACAAATACAACATGGCTGAACTCGAGTACATGCTCCCGAAAGAGCGATTTGTGCGCTGTCATCGGTCGTATTTCGTCAATATGGAATCGATCGGCTTTATTCACCCGCATTTTCATTCGACGTTTTTATTGGAGATGAAGGACAAGCAAAAGACCAGAGTTCCTGTGAGTCAGTCGTATGCCAGCTCGTTTCGGCAATTGCTCGGCTTCTGA
- a CDS encoding acetyl-CoA hydrolase/transferase family protein produces MWERLRDKRLADKIVTAEVAAGWIEDGMTIGLSGFTRAGDAKVVPLALAELAKKENKPFGVNVYTGASLGSDVDAVMAEAGIINKRLPFQADPVMRKKINDGSMMFVDQHLSHTAEAIRQGAIDAIDYAIVEAVAITEEGMIIPATSVGNSNIFVENAKHVIIELNMAQSVELEGIHDIYTPAKQGEREPIPLTSVDQRIGTAGIPVDPNKVKGIVLTNQLDSPSTIVEPDEETAQIAAHLIEFLRQEVKEGRLPNNLAPLQSGIGSVANAVFNGFLDSEFTDLTVFSEVLQDAVFDLLDAGKISFASGCSITLTADKMKHVTENFAQYRDKLLLRPQEITNHPELIRRLGLIAINTAIEADIYGNVNSTNVSGTRMMNGIGGSGDFARNARLGIFVTKSIAKGGNISSIVPFASHVDHTEHDVDIIVTEQGLADLRGLAPRQRAIKIIENCAHPMYRDQLMAYYEEALTRGGHTPHVLEKAFSWHVRYAQEGTMLAKKPALV; encoded by the coding sequence ATGTGGGAGCGCTTACGCGATAAACGACTGGCAGATAAAATCGTGACGGCTGAGGTAGCAGCAGGATGGATTGAGGATGGCATGACGATCGGGTTAAGTGGTTTCACGCGTGCTGGTGATGCCAAAGTCGTGCCGCTCGCATTGGCTGAGTTGGCGAAAAAAGAGAACAAGCCTTTTGGCGTAAACGTATATACAGGAGCATCACTCGGCTCCGATGTAGATGCCGTTATGGCGGAAGCGGGGATCATCAACAAGCGATTGCCTTTTCAAGCAGATCCGGTTATGCGCAAAAAAATCAACGATGGTAGCATGATGTTCGTTGACCAGCATTTGTCGCATACAGCGGAAGCAATTCGTCAGGGAGCGATTGACGCAATCGATTACGCGATTGTGGAAGCGGTTGCAATTACAGAAGAGGGTATGATCATTCCGGCTACGTCCGTGGGGAACTCCAATATTTTCGTGGAAAATGCCAAGCATGTCATCATTGAGTTGAATATGGCTCAATCGGTGGAATTGGAAGGCATTCATGATATTTATACACCCGCAAAACAAGGAGAGCGTGAACCGATTCCGCTCACGTCTGTGGATCAGCGCATAGGCACAGCAGGGATCCCGGTCGATCCGAATAAAGTAAAAGGGATTGTCCTGACGAATCAGTTGGATTCTCCGTCGACAATTGTGGAGCCGGACGAAGAAACGGCGCAGATTGCGGCACATCTGATCGAGTTTTTGCGTCAGGAGGTAAAAGAGGGGCGCTTGCCGAACAATCTCGCGCCATTGCAATCAGGAATCGGATCGGTAGCGAATGCGGTTTTCAACGGATTTTTGGATTCGGAATTCACGGATCTGACAGTCTTCTCGGAAGTGTTGCAGGATGCGGTGTTTGATTTGCTTGATGCAGGTAAAATTTCGTTTGCCTCAGGCTGTTCGATCACGCTGACGGCTGACAAGATGAAGCATGTCACCGAAAATTTTGCCCAATACCGTGACAAGCTGCTGTTGCGTCCGCAAGAAATCACGAACCATCCGGAGCTGATTCGCCGCCTCGGTCTGATTGCGATCAATACAGCGATTGAAGCGGACATCTACGGCAACGTCAACTCGACCAACGTGTCGGGTACACGAATGATGAACGGCATCGGCGGCTCTGGTGATTTTGCTCGTAACGCACGTCTGGGCATCTTCGTAACCAAGTCGATTGCCAAAGGTGGAAACATTTCGAGCATCGTTCCGTTTGCCTCCCATGTGGATCATACCGAGCACGATGTCGATATTATCGTCACTGAGCAAGGCTTGGCTGACTTGAGAGGCTTGGCTCCGCGTCAAAGAGCCATCAAAATTATCGAGAATTGTGCGCATCCGATGTACCGCGATCAATTGATGGCATACTATGAGGAAGCACTCACACGTGGCGGGCACACCCCGCATGTACTGGAAAAGGCATTCTCCTGGCATGTACGTTACGCGCAGGAAGGCACGATGCTTGCGAAAAAGCCAGCGTTGGTTTAG
- a CDS encoding Lrp/AsnC family transcriptional regulator, producing MDQIDYKIMSLLHENSRIPFAELGRIIGMTQPAVKERVRRLEEQGIITGYHASISQEKLGKHTTAFVMFRTKQCAAFIDFCKQSPEVTDMYRISGEYNYMLKVVTRSTEELVAFSERTGDFGFSYTLIVLTAPFEQKVMLEEEKIF from the coding sequence GTGGACCAAATCGATTACAAAATCATGAGCTTGTTGCACGAAAATTCGCGGATACCATTCGCGGAGCTGGGGAGAATCATCGGGATGACGCAGCCTGCCGTGAAGGAGCGGGTCCGTCGTCTCGAGGAGCAGGGAATCATTACGGGCTACCACGCGTCGATCTCTCAGGAAAAACTCGGTAAGCACACGACTGCTTTTGTCATGTTCCGCACCAAGCAATGTGCGGCGTTCATCGATTTCTGCAAGCAATCGCCGGAAGTGACAGACATGTACCGGATCAGTGGGGAGTATAACTACATGCTGAAAGTGGTAACAAGGTCGACGGAGGAATTGGTTGCCTTCTCGGAACGCACTGGGGATTTCGGCTTCTCCTATACATTGATCGTGCTAACGGCGCCGTTTGAACAAAAAGTGATGCTGGAGGAAGAGAAAATCTTCTGA
- a CDS encoding MFS transporter: protein MSKKFLILLLALGEFMIGTAESIVTGIIGMIADDTHVSLSLAGQLVTAFSLAFAFGAPVLIALTAGVERKKLILWTLFSFIAANLLASISPSFSLLMVSRILLGLCGGIYTVVALSQAANMASPEKKGSSIAIILMGFSLSLVLGVPLGTMLGDIWGWRPVFALIAVLTLVPFFAILAYLPKQQGEEAVPLRKQLAALRNKRVIHALFISLFFVTGYSTVYTYITPLLQSTSAMTTAWVSTTLFLAGLASVAGSRIGGVSTDKRGIRPTLYVSLLLHAVILLILPLSSQLFMGAIITVMFWVAAVQTTVPAQQYYLITLSPHSSQVALSMNTSVFQLGLALGAGLGGVIVDHVGIAHISWVGGLLVLVGFGFAWASFAQEKRQESLQA, encoded by the coding sequence TTGTCTAAAAAATTTTTAATCCTATTACTGGCCTTGGGAGAATTCATGATTGGCACAGCTGAATCAATCGTAACCGGAATCATCGGCATGATCGCAGATGACACCCATGTCTCCCTCTCTCTCGCTGGTCAGTTAGTGACCGCCTTTTCCCTTGCCTTTGCCTTTGGAGCTCCGGTCTTGATCGCGCTCACCGCCGGAGTAGAACGCAAAAAGCTCATCCTTTGGACGCTGTTTTCATTTATAGCCGCAAACCTGCTCGCATCCATAAGCCCGAGCTTCTCGCTGTTGATGGTATCCCGCATTCTGCTGGGGCTTTGTGGAGGCATCTACACCGTGGTAGCTCTCTCGCAAGCAGCCAATATGGCCTCCCCAGAGAAAAAAGGCAGCTCCATCGCGATCATCCTCATGGGCTTCAGCCTCTCGCTCGTGCTTGGGGTTCCACTTGGCACCATGCTGGGAGACATCTGGGGATGGCGCCCTGTTTTCGCGCTCATTGCCGTCCTGACGCTCGTTCCCTTCTTCGCTATCTTGGCCTATTTGCCGAAGCAGCAGGGGGAAGAGGCTGTCCCGCTACGCAAACAGTTGGCCGCACTCCGCAACAAACGGGTGATTCATGCGCTATTTATCTCTTTGTTCTTTGTCACAGGGTATTCCACCGTCTATACCTACATTACTCCGCTTCTACAGAGCACTTCCGCCATGACGACTGCTTGGGTAAGCACCACGCTTTTCTTGGCAGGCCTCGCTAGTGTGGCTGGTTCGCGGATCGGAGGCGTCTCCACCGACAAAAGGGGGATTCGCCCTACGCTGTATGTCAGCTTGCTTCTTCACGCAGTCATCCTGCTGATCCTGCCGCTGTCTTCGCAACTGTTCATGGGGGCAATCATCACCGTTATGTTCTGGGTCGCTGCCGTGCAAACCACCGTTCCAGCCCAGCAGTATTATTTGATCACGCTGTCTCCTCACTCTTCGCAGGTGGCCCTCAGCATGAACACCTCGGTTTTTCAGCTTGGACTGGCGCTAGGTGCAGGTCTCGGTGGGGTGATCGTAGACCATGTAGGTATTGCTCACATCAGCTGGGTCGGCGGTCTGCTCGTCCTCGTCGGCTTTGGCTTTGCATGGGCTTCGTTTGCTCAGGAAAAAAGGCAGGAAAGCTTGCAAGCGTAA